GGTGACGCGGTGGCGCGCGCCGTGGAACTGCACGATGGCGCGGGCGAGGCCGATCCCCACGGGCGAGCCCACCGGCGCGCTCGGCGCCGGGCGCTGAGCCGATTGCTCGCCCGTTTCAGCGGACTGGGGTCTTCCGGCCGAAGCCGCTCCACCCGGTCCGGCCGGAGCGAACGAGGACGGACCCGGGCGCGCCGCGGGGACGCCCGCGCCCGGCGAGGCTGTTACGGGAGCAGGCGCAACGGCAGATGGCCGGGGGGGTGCGGCAACGGGTGCCGAGGCCGCCGGCGCTGGCGTTGCAGGCCCCGCTGCAGGCGCCATCGTCGCCGGGGAAGAGGCAGTGGGCGCCGCCGGCGCAACGGCTGGCGCCGCGGCGACCGACGTCAGGGCCGGCGGCGGCGCGGCCGGCGCCAGAGCCGGGGCGGGCGTCGGCGTGACTGGCGCGGGGGTCGCGGCTACGGGCGCGGGCACGGCCGGAGCAGGCGTGTCGCCTACAGGAACGGGCGCCGGCGGAGCCACCGGCACCGCCACCGGCGCAGGCGGAAGCGCGGGAGCCGGCGTCGCCAACGGAGCGGGAGTCGGGACGACGGGAGCCGGTGCCGCGGCAACCACGGGCGCCGGCGGAGGGGGCGTGGGGACGGTCACCGTCGGAGTCGGCGCCGGCGGCGCAGGCGGGAGCTCCGGCGCGGGCTCGGCAGGCCGTGGCGCCGCTACCACCTTGGGGGTTGGCGTCGCCGGCCGCTCAGGCGCGGAGCGAGTCGGGGCAGGTTCGGCAGGAGGGGAGCTGGGCGCGGGCTTGTCCGTCGAGACGCGCTCGCCGGGTCCGGCCAGCGGAGACGGCTCGACGATCGGCGCCCGCGTCACCGGCGGAGGAGTCTTGGGCTCCGGCCGCACGATCTCCTCGGGCGGCGCGGGAACGGGCAGCGCAGCGATCGCCTCCACCTCACGCGGCTTGACGGGAGGCGGCGGAATCGTGGGTCCATCCGGTGTGGAGCCCGGCGTCGGTCCAGTCTCCCGCTCCGCTGGCACGGCGGGGGACCGCTCACGCGGGGGCTCCGGCGGTGACCAGGTCATGACGGGTGGAGTCGGAGCCGCCTCGACCGCGGGCGAGGTGATCGGCGGCACCGGGATGGGCACGGGCGGTTCGGCCGGCGTGCTCGTCGCCGGTTTCGGAGGATCCGGAGTCGCAATCGGAGCGCGCACCTCGGGAGACTTCACTGCCGCAGAATCCACGCGGGGCGGCGGCGGGGGGCTCGGGCTCGGCGGCGGCGCTGGTGCGGACCGTGCGGGCGGCGCGGCCGGACTGTTCGCTCGAGCCGACGTCGCCGCTGGCGCCGCCGCGGGCGCTGGACGGGCGGGTCCACCCGACGCCGATTCGCTGATCGAGATCGAGCCGCCGGAGCCGGGCACGGGGAACACCTCCAGCGCGCTCATGCCGGGAGGGAGGCTCGCGAGCCAGACCAACAACCCCAGCACGATGACATGGAGAGACAGCGAGCCCGACATGCAGACGCCGAACGTGAGCGCCGAGGGCCTTCGCCCCGGTGGAGTCGATGGGGCTTCGTGATCCCCTTGACCGCGTCCGGCCGGCCTGGATCGCGCCGGCCACGACGGAAAGATGGGATCACTCATGCGTCTATTGTTGCCGAGGCTGCCGCCGTTAACCTACGGCTTGCTGCGACTTTCCAAGGCCTTCCCCGCGGGCTCGAGAGCCTCGGCATGATCCGGGGAGACGACGCGGGCCGGGGGCGACGCCGGGACGTCACGACCCACGGAGTAGATGGTGGAGGTCCCGGTCATGCCGGGCGACGTGGAGGACAGAGCCTCGACTCCGGTGAGCGGGCCCACCGGCGTGGCGTGCTCGACGATCCCGGACGACCCCGCATCGTGCGTGAGGCGCTCGGCCGTCAGGAGACGCGGCGCCGGCCGAGGCTCGCCGAACCCCACGCCCGCGCCTCCGGTCACGAGGGCGCAGCCGAGAAGCGCCGCGAGGACGCGGCCGATCACCTGACCAGCTTGAGCTTGGCTGCGAGCGCCGTGCGGGGCGCCGGATCGATCGTCGCCACCTGGCCGAGCGTGTCGCAGCGGAAATAGCCGAACACCGCCCGGAGGCTGTTGTCGCGCGTGCCGCAATAGGACGCCGCCTGTGGGTCCATGTTCGGGGAAATCACGCAGCCGTTGTTCTGATCGAAGACCTGGGTCACCACGAATTTGCTGTAAGTCATGATGGGGGCCGTCCCGGTCATGGCGCCTGGAGGACAAGCGGTCTGCACCAGCATGACCCCCACCTCCCAGCCGCCCCACGAGGCCTGGTACACGACCTGGGGAGTCCCGTTCACTATTTTGATGATGTCGCCACTAAGGGTCGAAGTCCGATTAGTGGTAAAGGTGTCCCGAAGCAGGTTGAAGGTGGGCTGCACCATGCCGTTGTCGAGGTAGGTGTTGCCCCCCGCCGGTGCCGTGGCATTGCAGGCAGCGCCCGCCCCGAGCCCCGCGTTCGTGATGGCCGCCTGATGCTGACCGCTGGTCCAGTTGCTGCCGTCGAGGCTGGCCCAAGCGGCGCTGTTGCAGGACTGCGGGCTGCCCGCCTGGTTGTTGCAGATGTTATTGCTCGAGATCCAGGTGAGCCCGGTGCCGCAGCCATTGCTGTTGTTGAACTGTCCGGTCCCCGCGTCGTAGAAGGCGCAAGGGGTCACCGCGATGGGCAGGATCGGAGTGCCGCAGCCCGGTAGCACGGGTGGGTTGGAGATGGCGACCGCGCTGGCCGTGATCGGAAGTGTGTCGATGTTCAGCAGCCGCAGGAACGAGGTCGGGATCGTGGTCTGGACCTGGCAGCGCACCGCATTGACCTGACTGCCCACTAGCGACGGGGTGAAGGTCCCCGCGTTCCAGATGCCGAGCACGATGTTGCCATTGGAGGCGTTCGCGGTATTGAGGTTGAGCGTGAGCGTGCCGGTGCGCAGCGGGTTCAGCGTCCCGTACTGCTGCGCGGTGGCGCGCACGGTGGGAAACACCGTGTCGTCGAACCCGAGTTTGCCAGCTCCGGCGAGGGCGGCGGCGTCGATGGTTCGCTGGAGCTCCGTGCGGGCGGCGGCCTGATAGGCAAAGTCGATCGCGAACCCGCCCATCACGAGCAGGAAGACGAGCAGGGTGAACGTGAAAAGCAGGACATTGCCGCGCTCGTTATTGAGCCAGTCACGGACCCGCTGGATTCTCATGGGTTCTGCTCCTCGTCGTTTAGCGCTGGAAGCTGACGAACTGGATCTCTTCCCAGGGCAGGTCCAAACGCCCCGAGGCCGTCTGGCCGCGAAGGACCAGGGTGCCGAGGTTGATGGAGTCGGCCTCTACCCGGGAACCATCGGTCAGGATAACGGTGGCAGTGTACCGGAAATGACGGTTCACGTAAAAGGCCGGCAGCGTGCTGGGCACCAGGTAACGCGCGAAGGTGAGGCTCGCGATGCTGACGAGCGGGATCTGCCGCTCGATCCCACCACGACGGACGGTGATGTAGTCGGCCTGGCGATGGCCCTGCCGGGGCTCCGGACCGCCCTGGAAGTAGTTCTGCAGCGATCCGACCGACCCGGACAAGACCGGCAACGCGGCCGATCCAGTGCCCACCTGCCCGCCGGACGTGTTGCCGCTCGGCCCCGCCGTATAGGGGTCAGGACCCCCCTGATGCGGGGCCGGGATCGTGTAGAACACCTCGAGGGACGGCTGCGCGATGCGCCAGGACTGTCCGTCCCAGGTCCGCACCTCGGCCATCACGTCCTGGGCCGCGACCGGCGCGACCCAGAGGGCAAGGAAGCCGACCAGCACGGCAGTGACTCGCACGAGGGAGGTCAGGGTCTTCGTCATTGTACGAGGCTCCTGAACGACTTGATGAGACCGATGAGGGATGGGGCCATCGCCACCAGGAAGAACGCCGGCATGAGGAACAGGACCGTCGGGAAGATCATCTTGAGCGGCGCGAGGGACGCCCGCTCCTCGGCGCGATGCCGGCGCTGGACGCGCGCCGTCTCGGCGTGGACACGGAGGGTCTTGCCGAGGGGCGTCCCGAGCCGATCGGACTGGACGAAGGCGCTCACCATCGAGCGCACTTCCTGGACGCCGCAGCGCTCGCCCAGGCTCCGCATCGCCTCCTCGCGGGGTCGGCCCGCCCGGACCTCCAGGTGCATGCGCATCAGCTCCTGGTGGAGGGGACTCCGCGTCAGCTCCTCCTGCTCGGCCACGCGCGCCACCGCCGCGTCGAAGCCCAGGCCGGCCTCCACGCAGACCATCAGGAGGTCGAGCACGTCCGGCAGCATGTTCACGATCGCCCGCTGCCGCTCCTTGATCCGGTTGTACAGCCAGAAGTCCGGGAGCATGAACCCGATCGCGAGGCAGACCAGCGAGATGATCAGCGTGTTCGAGAGCACCCGCTGCATGAGAAATCCGAAGAAGGGATAGGCGAGGAACCCGATCAGCGCGCACACGACCTTGGCGCCCCAGAGCATCGCGACGCCGCGGGGATCGCTGAAGCCGGCCTGGGTCAGGCGCACCCGGTAGCGCGTGAGCCGGACGTTGTCCTTCGGGACGACGTTCCGACCGATCTTCTCGATGGCGCGCTGGAGGCCCGACTGGGGCTCGCTGTCGAATCTCAGGATCGACACGGGCCCGTCGGCGACGGTGGACGCGCGGGAGAGCCGACCGCGCCCGATGGCGGGCCAGAGCCGCATGACGATCATCGCGCTGACCAGCGTCACTCCAACTACCAGGAGGAACGTGACGATCGCGACGGTGAGTGGGTTCATGAGCGCCTCATACCTTGATCTTGGCGATGCGCCACACCATGAAGAAGCCGATGGCCTCCATGGTCAGCCCCGCGCCCAGGAGCACGGGCGCGAGAGGCGACTCCAGCATGGGCGTGAAGTACCCAGGGCTCATCAGCTCGAACATGATGGCGAAGGCCACCGGGCTCAGCCCCACGCATATGGCCGACCAGCGGTGCTGGGCCGACAGGGCGCGGGCGTGGCTCAGGATCTTGAAGCGCTCGCGGATGACCTCGCTGAGCCGGTCCAGGATCTCGGCGAGATTCCCGCCGGAGCCGCGCTGGATGAGGACCGCGGTGCAGAAGAACCGGACGTCGTCGGTCGGCGTGCGCTCGGCCAGCCGCGAGAGCGCCTCGCCGGGATCCAAGCCGAGCTTTGTCTCCTCGAACACCTGGGTAAACTCGGCTCCAAGAGGATTCGGCATCTCCTGGCCCACCAGTTGAATGGCGCTGCTGAGCGCGTTCCCGGCGCGGATGGCGCGCGACATCGCGTCGAGCGCGTCCGGGAACTGGGCCTCGAAGCGCTGCATCCGCTTCTGCCTTTTCCAGAGGAGGAACAAGATCGGGGCCGCACCCACCGCCGCCGCTGCCCCGAGGCCCCAGACAAAGAGCCCGGTCCGGAGCCACCCCAGCAAGAGGCCCAGAGTGGCGCCGATGCTGACGTAGAGGAGGAAGTCGTTGGACAGCCCCGGATAGCCGGCCTGCGCCGCGAGGCGTCCCAGACGATCATAGAGGGCGGCCTGGCGCGACGACGAAGCTGCGAGGCGCGCTTGGGCCCGCAGGAGATCGGGGTCGACGCCGGCGCCTGCCGCCATCCCGCCGGCCAGCCGTTCGCGGAGCCGGCGCTTTCCCTCGAAGGACCAGGTGACGCCAGCGATCAGCGCCAGCACGAGAAGGAAGGTCAGCGCGGCGACCAGCAGGGGCATCAACGAACCGCCTGCCGCTTGTTCGGGTTGAAGATGTCCGGGTCCAGCTCGATGCCGGCCCGGCGCAGCCGGTCCGCGAACTTGGGCCGAACGCCGGTGGCGCGATGGTAGCCGATCACTTTTCCATCCTTGTCCACGCCCTCCTGCTCGAAGACGAAGATATCCTGGGTGGTCACCACGTCCTCTTCCATGCCGACCACCTCGGTGAGGCGGAGGATCTTCCGGCTCCCGTCGCTCAGCCGCGAGAGATGGATGATCAGGTCGAGCGCGGAGGCGATGTAGTCGCGCATCGCCCGCACGGGGAGGGAGATGCCGGAGAGCAAAATCATGGTCTCGAGCCGGGCCAGCGCGTCGCGGGTCGAGTTCGCATGGACGGTGGACAGGGAGCCGTCGTGGCCGGTGTTCATGGCCTGCAGCATGTCCAGGACCTCGGGGCCCCGCACCTCACCGACGATGATCCGGTCGGGCCGCATCCGGAGCGCGTTCCGCACGAGATCGCGCTGGGTCACGTTTCCTGCACCCTCGATGTTGGCCGGGCGGGTCTCCAGGCGGACCTTGTGCTCCTGCTGGAGCTGGAGCTCGGCCGAGTCCTCCACGGTGACGATGCGCTCGTGGTTCGGGATGGCCTCGGAGATGACGTTGAGGAGCGTCGTCTTGCCGGAGCCGGTGCCGCCCGAGATGAGGATGTTCAGACGCGCCTGCACCGCGGCCCGGATGATCGCGGAGAGCGCAGGCGTCCAGGTATTCAGCCCGATCAGATCATCGGTCTTCAGCGGATCGACCGCAAACCGCCGGATCGAGAGCACAGGCCCGTCCAGGGCCAGCGGCGGGATGATCGCGTTGACGCGCGAGCCATCGGGCAGCCGGGCGTCCACCATCGGGGAGGACTCATCTACCCGCCGGCCCACGCGTGACACGATGCGCTCGATGACCTGGAGGAGGTGGGTGTCATCGCGGAAGATGAGCCGCGTCCGCTCCAGCCGCCCGCGCCGCTCGACGTAAATCGCGCGGGGCCCGTTGACGAGGATGTCGGACACGGTCGGATCCTGCATGAGCGGCTCGATGGGGCCGAGACCGAACGTCTCGTGCTGGACCTCGATGACGAGCTGCTCGCGCTCTTGCCGGCTCAGCGGCGTCTCGTCGCTCGCGAGCATGTCCTCGACGATGCGCTGGATCTGCGCCTGGACGGTTTCCCGTGGCAGCAGGTTGAGCTTCGACAGGTCGAGGCTCTCGATGAGCTGACGGTGGATCCGGGTCTTGAGCTCGAAATAGGCCGACTCGCCGGCCCGCTTGGGCTCACGCGGGGGCGCGCCGTTCGTCACCACCGGGGCGGGCTCGAGGCCCTGCCGTCGCTGAAAGAGTGCCATCTATCAGGCTCCTGTGCTCTTGGGATTCCAGACCATGCCCAGCAATGAGCTCGCGCGCTTCGAGGCCGGCGTGCCCTTGGGTCCGGGCACGCTGCCGGCGAGGGATTCCGCGAGCTGCCTGACGTTTCGGGCGAATTTCGAGCGGGGCGCGGCGGTCACCACTGGCTTCCCCGTGTTGATCGCCGACACCACCGCCTGATAGTCGCTCGGCGTCCGCCAGTACACGGGCACGCCGAGCGCTTCACGCGCGTGCTTCAAGGTCACGTCCTCGCCGGTGTCCTCCCGCATCACCACCACCTTCACCTTGTGGGAGTCGATGCCGAGCAGGCGGAACCCCGCGAGGCCGGCCGCGCCGGAGCGCAGCGCCGAGACCTCGAGGTTGGTGAGGAAGACGATCGCGTCGGAGGCCTCGAGCCCGGCGAATGTCCCCGGGGACGTGTCGTGCCGGAGATCGAGCACCACGTGGTCGAAGTGCGAGCGGATGATCTCGAGGCCGGCCCGGACCTGCTCGCCGTTGAGCTGCGTCCGCTCCATCCGGAGCGGGCCGGGAAGCACCCAGAGCCCACTCGAGTGCCGGGTGAGGAGGCCACGCAGGAATGACTCGTCGAGGCGGTCGATGTTCTCGAAGGCGTCGAGCACCGAGTAGGTCGGGCGCAGGTCGAGGAACGTCGCGATGTCGGACTGCCGAGTGTCGAGCTCGATGAGGAGCGTGTTGTCGGGCGCCCGCTCGGCGAGGCACACCGCGAGGTTGATCGCCACCGTGGTCACGCCGAGGCCGCCCTTGGTGGAGAACACCGACAGCACGCGGCCCGTCTTGCGAACGCTGGGGGCCGGACCGCGACGCACGCGCGCGACCTTTTCGAGCGCCTCCGCCAGGTCCGCGCGCTCCACCGGCCGCGACAGGAACTCGAAGGCGCCCGCGCGGATGACCTTGAGGACGGCCTCCGCGGACACGCCGCTGCCCATGGCCAGGATGGCCGCTTCGGGCAAGGTTTCTGCGAACTTCCGGACGGTCGCGCCCGACACGTCTTCATCGCGCCCAGACGGAATCTCGATCAGGACCAGATCTGGGCGGCGGCTCGGCGTGTCCAGCAGGGCCTGCCTGACGTCGCCGAATTCCCCCACCACCACCGCGCCCGGCATGCCCCCCAGCATCTTGCGGAGGGCGGTGCGGGACTCGGCGTCCGAGTCGACGACGACGATACGGAGCACGGTCGATGGGGTCACGCTGGGCTCACTTTTTCGGAGGAAGGTCGCTCTGCCCGAACGGGCGCTCCATGATCTCGCCGACGGCCGGGATCCCCGGCACGAGGGTGAATTCCTTCTTTTCCTTCTCACGCAGATTGAAGAGCGCAGCGGCGTCGGGCGTGAACGGCGAGCCGACGGGATCGGGCTTCACGAGCTTGACGGTGACCAGGAACAACAGCTCGGTCTCGTTGTTCTGGAAGCGCGTGCTGCGGAAGAGCGTGCCCAGGATCGGAATGTCGCCGAGGATGGGGATCTTCGCCACCTGCTGGCGCACCTCGTTGTTGATGAGGCCGGCGATCGCGAAGGTCTCCCCGTCCCTGAGGCTGATGTTGGTCGCCGCCTGATTCTTCCGCAGCACGGGAATGGCGAAGCCGGCCGCGACGAGGCCCTGGCTGAAGTCGAGGCTCGAGACCTCGGGTCGGATCTTGAGATTGATCGTGTCGCCGTCGACGACCGTCGGGGTGAACAGGATCCCGACGCCGAACTCCTTGAACTCGACGGTGACCCGGTTGTTCTCCTGCGCAACCGGGTACGGGAACTCACCGCCGGAGAGGAACTTCGCCTCCCGGCCACTGTGGGTGACCAGGTTCGGCTTCGCCAGCGTGCGGAACAGGTCCCGCTCGGCGAGGGCGCGAACCAGCATGGCGTAGTCGCGCGCGCCCGTCGACAGGAAGAAGTTGCTACCCGGGAAGGCGAAGTCCGGCGTATTCCGGCCGACCGCTTGGTTTGCCAGCTCGCGCGCGCCCACCGCCCCGA
Above is a window of Candidatus Methylomirabilota bacterium DNA encoding:
- a CDS encoding type II secretion system F family protein, yielding MNPLTVAIVTFLLVVGVTLVSAMIVMRLWPAIGRGRLSRASTVADGPVSILRFDSEPQSGLQRAIEKIGRNVVPKDNVRLTRYRVRLTQAGFSDPRGVAMLWGAKVVCALIGFLAYPFFGFLMQRVLSNTLIISLVCLAIGFMLPDFWLYNRIKERQRAIVNMLPDVLDLLMVCVEAGLGFDAAVARVAEQEELTRSPLHQELMRMHLEVRAGRPREEAMRSLGERCGVQEVRSMVSAFVQSDRLGTPLGKTLRVHAETARVQRRHRAEERASLAPLKMIFPTVLFLMPAFFLVAMAPSLIGLIKSFRSLVQ
- a CDS encoding CpaF family protein, whose translation is MALFQRRQGLEPAPVVTNGAPPREPKRAGESAYFELKTRIHRQLIESLDLSKLNLLPRETVQAQIQRIVEDMLASDETPLSRQEREQLVIEVQHETFGLGPIEPLMQDPTVSDILVNGPRAIYVERRGRLERTRLIFRDDTHLLQVIERIVSRVGRRVDESSPMVDARLPDGSRVNAIIPPLALDGPVLSIRRFAVDPLKTDDLIGLNTWTPALSAIIRAAVQARLNILISGGTGSGKTTLLNVISEAIPNHERIVTVEDSAELQLQQEHKVRLETRPANIEGAGNVTQRDLVRNALRMRPDRIIVGEVRGPEVLDMLQAMNTGHDGSLSTVHANSTRDALARLETMILLSGISLPVRAMRDYIASALDLIIHLSRLSDGSRKILRLTEVVGMEEDVVTTQDIFVFEQEGVDKDGKVIGYHRATGVRPKFADRLRRAGIELDPDIFNPNKRQAVR
- a CDS encoding type II secretion system F family protein, yielding MPLLVAALTFLLVLALIAGVTWSFEGKRRLRERLAGGMAAGAGVDPDLLRAQARLAASSSRQAALYDRLGRLAAQAGYPGLSNDFLLYVSIGATLGLLLGWLRTGLFVWGLGAAAAVGAAPILFLLWKRQKRMQRFEAQFPDALDAMSRAIRAGNALSSAIQLVGQEMPNPLGAEFTQVFEETKLGLDPGEALSRLAERTPTDDVRFFCTAVLIQRGSGGNLAEILDRLSEVIRERFKILSHARALSAQHRWSAICVGLSPVAFAIMFELMSPGYFTPMLESPLAPVLLGAGLTMEAIGFFMVWRIAKIKV
- a CDS encoding type II and III secretion system protein family protein, which translates into the protein MRDALGRRRVLAWLMLVAMLATGAMPALADEQGVVRLEVTIGKSQVVELKEPFTRVSVTNPAVADVFVVTPNQLLVSGKAVGTTSLVVFYPRKTVFFDIFVQTDLALLRERLKQVAPKDEIDVQSAQESLILTGTSTSEQVMAGAVEVASVFAPKGKVISLLSVSDIRPQQVLLQVHVAEATRQALKELGFSVRALGDTLQAGATPGNAFFPGLGTLGAVGARELANQAVGRNTPDFAFPGSNFFLSTGARDYAMLVRALAERDLFRTLAKPNLVTHSGREAKFLSGGEFPYPVAQENNRVTVEFKEFGVGILFTPTVVDGDTINLKIRPEVSSLDFSQGLVAAGFAIPVLRKNQAATNISLRDGETFAIAGLINNEVRQQVAKIPILGDIPILGTLFRSTRFQNNETELLFLVTVKLVKPDPVGSPFTPDAAALFNLREKEKKEFTLVPGIPAVGEIMERPFGQSDLPPKK
- a CDS encoding response regulator, translated to MTPSTVLRIVVVDSDAESRTALRKMLGGMPGAVVVGEFGDVRQALLDTPSRRPDLVLIEIPSGRDEDVSGATVRKFAETLPEAAILAMGSGVSAEAVLKVIRAGAFEFLSRPVERADLAEALEKVARVRRGPAPSVRKTGRVLSVFSTKGGLGVTTVAINLAVCLAERAPDNTLLIELDTRQSDIATFLDLRPTYSVLDAFENIDRLDESFLRGLLTRHSSGLWVLPGPLRMERTQLNGEQVRAGLEIIRSHFDHVVLDLRHDTSPGTFAGLEASDAIVFLTNLEVSALRSGAAGLAGFRLLGIDSHKVKVVVMREDTGEDVTLKHAREALGVPVYWRTPSDYQAVVSAINTGKPVVTAAPRSKFARNVRQLAESLAGSVPGPKGTPASKRASSLLGMVWNPKSTGA
- a CDS encoding pilus assembly protein TadG-related protein, coding for MRIQRVRDWLNNERGNVLLFTFTLLVFLLVMGGFAIDFAYQAAARTELQRTIDAAALAGAGKLGFDDTVFPTVRATAQQYGTLNPLRTGTLTLNLNTANASNGNIVLGIWNAGTFTPSLVGSQVNAVRCQVQTTIPTSFLRLLNIDTLPITASAVAISNPPVLPGCGTPILPIAVTPCAFYDAGTGQFNNSNGCGTGLTWISSNNICNNQAGSPQSCNSAAWASLDGSNWTSGQHQAAITNAGLGAGAACNATAPAGGNTYLDNGMVQPTFNLLRDTFTTNRTSTLSGDIIKIVNGTPQVVYQASWGGWEVGVMLVQTACPPGAMTGTAPIMTYSKFVVTQVFDQNNGCVISPNMDPQAASYCGTRDNSLRAVFGYFRCDTLGQVATIDPAPRTALAAKLKLVR